From Coffea arabica cultivar ET-39 chromosome 2e, Coffea Arabica ET-39 HiFi, whole genome shotgun sequence, the proteins below share one genomic window:
- the LOC140036318 gene encoding uncharacterized protein, whose translation MEGTRSGRGRVRGGRQPTIEWGTGTAMPELNPEPQIDPNIQGPNPVPPVGNPGNPRNHVESEDRALEQFQKFPPPKFLGGLDPDVAEQWLEKMIDIFAALHYLEERQVIFAVFQLEGAARSWWNIIRTKWEREQTPRTWVNFVREFNAKYFPPLVQEKKEDEFIRLRQDTQSVAEYESQFTRLSKFAPELIRIEQRRARRFLQGLNVEIQKDLAVAQITTFSDAVEKALRSENARLQVRNFQNRKHGASRSSSTQGDKSTPPKFGRGAGGGRFSGMERGTPPRGGQMGRGQQRSASQGSSTTVSRGPCSFCGKPNHTEDDCWRKQNKCLRCGSTEHRLASCPVQSREAKGTTQSSKATSSQSRVEGAKPKVLGRVYSIEQRPVPDSAEVVKGTIPVFHRLARILIDPGATHSFVNPEFMCGIDIHPVTLPYELEVSTPTGDQCLMSSKMYTNYEIWVGERKLLGNLINLAIKGYDVILGMDWLARYDAQLDCKRKIVEFCIPREATLRLDMRGSLASSAMISGIRARKLLSRRAQGFLAFLNNTPTDKLKIEDVSVVSEYPDVFPDELVNLPPKREIEFEINILLGTSPISKTTYRMAPAELKELKLQLQNLLEQGFIHESGSPWGAPLQGAVVFFKLDLRQEYYQLLIRKEDVPKTAFNSRYGHFKFAEMPFGLTNAHTAFMDLMHRIFKPYMDRFVVVFVDDILVYSKTHEEHVQHLKEILQTLRDHQLYAKFSKCEFWVEKVSFLGHVISKKGIAVDPAKVEAVTEWKRPDNPTEIRSFVGLAGYYR comes from the exons aTGGAAGGCACGCGTAGTGGCCGAGGCCGGGTTCGTGGGGGTAGACAGCCCACGATTGAATGGGGTACGGGGACCGCTATGCCCGAACtaaatcctgaaccccaaattGATCCCAACATTCAG ggccccAACCCTGTTCCACCAGTTggtaaccctggaaaccctagAAATCACGTCGAGAGCGAGGATCGAGCTCTCGAACAGTTTCAAAAATTCCCTCCACCAAAGTTTCTTGGAGGGCTCGATCCAGATGTGGCTGAACAGTGGTTAGAAAAGATGATAGACATTTTTGCCGCTTTACATTACTTGGAGGAGAGGCAGGTTATTTTTGCGGTCTTTCAATTAGAAGGGGCCGCTCGCTCTTGGTGGAATATTATTCGGACGAAATGGGAGCGAGAACAGACACCAAGAACGTGGGTGAACTTCGTAAGGGAGTTCAATGCCAAGTACTTTCCACCATTGGTCCAGGAGaagaaggaagacgagttcatccgactccgccaagacACCCAATCTGTGGctgaatacgagagccagtttacccgctTGTCAAAATTCGCTCCTGAACTCATCCGAATTGAACAAAGGAGGGCGAGACGTTTCCTTCAGGGGCTTAACGTAGAAATTCAAAAGGACTTAGCCGTGGCCCAAATTACCACCTTTAGTGATGCAGTTGAGAAAGCCTTACGATCTGAGAATGCCAGGCTTCAAGTGAGGAACTTTCAAAATAGAAAACATGGAGCTTCTAGGAGTAGCTCAACTCAAGGGGAtaaaagtacccctcccaaatTTGGAAGGGGAGCCGGAGGGGGACGGTTCTCGGGTATGGAAAGAGGGACTCCGCCAAGAGGTGGCCAGATGGGACGAGGCCAGCAGAGGAGCGCCTCGCAAGGGAGTTCAACCACCGTTTCTCGTGGACCGTGTAGCTTCTGTGGGAAACCAAACCACACGGAGGACGACTGTTGGAGGAAGCAGAACAAGTGCTTACGCTGTGGGAGTACGGAGCACCGGCTCGCTAGTTGTCCAGTCCAGTCTCGGGAAGCGAAAGGAACTACTCAGTCGTCGAAGGCTACCTCAAGCCAGTCACGGGTAGAAGGAGCGAAACCGAAGGTGCTTGGTCGAGTATACTCCATCGAGCAACGTCCGGTTCCTGACTCTGCAGAGGTGGTgaaaggtacgatccctgtctTCCACCGCCTAGCtagaattttgatagaccctggtgccacccattccttcGTTAACCCTGAGTTTATGTGTGGAATCGATATACACCCTGTCACTCTCCCCTATGAGCTGGAAGTTAGTACCCCTACGGGGGACCAATGTTTGATGTCTAGTAAAATGTATACAAATTATGAAAtctgggtaggagagagaaagttGTTAGGGAATTTGATAAACTTGGCCATTAAAGGGTACGATGTGATATTGGGCATGGATTGGTTGGCTCGATACGATGCCCAACTAGACTGTAAgaggaaaattgtagaattttgTATCCCTAGGGAGGCAACTTTGAGATTAGATATGAGGGGTAGTCTTGCCTCATCTGCTAtgatttcgggaattcgggctagaaaactaCTGAGTAGAAGGGCACAAGGGTTCCTAGCTTTTCTCAATAATACTCCTACCGATAAACTAAAAATAGAAGATGTTTCCGTAGTGAGTGAATATCCAGACGTATTTCCCGATGAGTTAGTAAATTTACCTCCGAAAAGAGAAATTGAGTTTGAAATTAACATATTACTGGGGACTTCTCCTATTTCCAAGACTACCTAccgaatggcacctgctgaactcAAAGAGTTGAAATTGCAGTTGCAAAACCTTTTAGAACAGGGTTTTATTCATGAGAGTGGATCACCTTGGGGGGCACCT ttgcaaggtgCGGTGGTCTTTTTTAAGTTAGATCTTCGACAGGAATACTATcaattgttgattaggaaggaagATGTGCCTAAGACTGCCTTCAATTCTCGGTATGGGCATTTCAAATTCGCCGAGATGCCttttggactaaccaatgcccATACCGCTTTTATGGACCTTATGCATCGGATTTTCAAACCCTAtatggaccgatttgtcgttgtctttgtcgatgacattttggtctattcAAAAACCCATGAGGAGCATGTGCAACATTTGAAAGAGATCTTACAAACCTTGAGGGATCACCAGTTGTACGCTAAATTtagtaagtgcgagttttgggTAGAGAAGGTTTCTTTCCTGGGGCACGTGATTTCAAAGAAAGGAATTGCTGTAGATCCAGCCAAGGTAGAGGCAGTGACAGAGTGGAAGAGACCCGACAATCCTACTGAAATCCGGAGTTTTGTAGGGTTGGCAGGTTATTACCGGTGA